AGAAGCATAAAATCCGGTTCGGTCAAAAGAGCCCGGCAGATCTCCGTTCTTCGACGTTCACCTCCTGATAGTTGATAACCTTTGCGCTTTCTTATATGCGTGATTGATAGATCATCGAGATAGCGATCTACCCTGATGGATATCTCCTTCCTTGAAAGCTTCATCGTTTGGAGAATAAGCTTCAGGTTGTCTTCTACCGACAGCCTTCTGAAAACCGAAGGTTCTTGAGAAAGGTAGCCGATCCCTTTTCTTGCCCGCTTATACATGGGAAGTGAAGTTATGTTTTCTTTCTCAATGTAAACACAACCGCCGTTCGGTCGAATCATACCTGTTATCATATTAAAGGTCGTTGTTTTCCCGGCTCCGTTAGGTCCGAGAAGTCCCACAATCTCTCCCTTATTCACTTCGAGGCTGACGCCTTTTACCACCTCGTTTCTACCGTACCGCTTTCTCAATCCCTGGACGCCGAGAGTTTTCGAGAATCTAAATTTCGTCATCTTTTCCGACTAACCTCGTTGTTTTACCTCTCGGTTTTTTTATCGTCCAACTGGTCAATCCTACATCGGACTCAAACCCGATGCCGTATATAGTATCAGTTCCCGTAGCGATCATCACATCAACTTCGGAAATAATCTTTTGCATTTTATTCTTCCAAAGCAGCTCTTCCGTAAAAAGGGTCTCTCCGCTGTCCGATACAACTACCACGTTCCCAATTGCCTTCAAATCCCTTAATCTTTCGTTGATCTCACCCCTGTCTGACTTGAGATGCGACGTGTGGTTTTCTTCGTCGTCATAAAAATCGATCTCAACGCCCTCATCCATCAGAATTATGCTCTTGTTCTCGAATTTTGCCATATGACCCGCTTTAATGAGCGCAATTTTTTTTCCCCCCGAAGTCAATATTATCTCGGAGTTCCAGGATTCCTGATCAGGCATCAGCTCGGGTTCGGGTTCTGAGTCGGTCATATTATCCTGAACATCCTGCTTTCCGCACGCCGACAAGATCGATACCATCAGGAAAAGAGTTAAAAAGCTTATCGGGCTGGAGAGCGTCATCTACTTTATACCCGCTTCTAAAAGATCGTGAAG
This genomic window from Candidatus Neomarinimicrobiota bacterium contains:
- the lptB gene encoding LPS export ABC transporter ATP-binding protein; the encoded protein is MTKFRFSKTLGVQGLRKRYGRNEVVKGVSLEVNKGEIVGLLGPNGAGKTTTFNMITGMIRPNGGCVYIEKENITSLPMYKRARKGIGYLSQEPSVFRRLSVEDNLKLILQTMKLSRKEISIRVDRYLDDLSITHIRKRKGYQLSGGERRRTEICRALLTEPDFMLLDEPFSGIDPIAVEDIQNIVVDLRRKGIGVLITDHNVHETLSITDRAYLLFEGKIFKEGSSEFLASDPEARKLYLGDKFRLDR
- the lptC gene encoding LPS export ABC transporter periplasmic protein LptC; this translates as MTLSSPISFLTLFLMVSILSACGKQDVQDNMTDSEPEPELMPDQESWNSEIILTSGGKKIALIKAGHMAKFENKSIILMDEGVEIDFYDDEENHTSHLKSDRGEINERLRDLKAIGNVVVVSDSGETLFTEELLWKNKMQKIISEVDVMIATGTDTIYGIGFESDVGLTSWTIKKPRGKTTRLVGKDDEI